From Desmodus rotundus isolate HL8 chromosome 12, HLdesRot8A.1, whole genome shotgun sequence, one genomic window encodes:
- the CTXND2 gene encoding cortexin domain containing 2 produces MDDSSLSSPVDVDKGFAIAFVVLLFLFLIVMIFRCVKLVKNPYEASFPTTEPSLS; encoded by the coding sequence ATGGATGATTCAAGCCTGTCCAGCCCTGTCGATGTAGACAAAGGCTTTGCCATTGCCTTTGttgttcttctgtttcttttcctaataGTGATGATTTTTCGCTGTGTTAAATTGGTGAAGAATCCCTATGAGGCCAGTTTCCCAACCACAGAACCATCTTTGAGCTGA